The sequence TGAACAGCATACTCTGGTGGCATATATCCACTGCATGAGGCAACGAAAGGAATTCTTGATAAAAAATGTTTTGGCTTTATTGGGGTtactttttaataaaaaaaagtgttatTGTAACAGAAGAGTGGGGAGTAAATGTATCACTTACTATGTCCCAGCAATCTGCTTTGTTTGGTCATGAGTTTGATCTCCTTGGAAAAGTCTGGCCAacccaaaatctgaaattttaggaTTCATTTCTTCATCTAATAAAACATTGCTGGCCTTCAAGTCCCGATGAATTATCCTAAGCTGAGAATCTTGATGAAGATAAAGTAGTCCCCGAGCAATCCCTTCGATGATTTTGTGCCGTCTTTCCCAATCTAACAACAGACGCTTTACATGGTCTATTCATACAAATAAAAGTAATGGTTAATATCAATAAATCTATGTTGAAAGCAAATGTTAAGCTTTTAAGTAGAGTGGAATGGTGAAATAAGATTTGTGTAATTAAACCCAAGTAGTTTGATAAGGGTTAATTGAGTCGAGTTCTAGTCTGCAGAACTAACATAAACGGTAGAttcatgaaatttgattttttggtGCAGTTATTTTTCGGagtattcaccaaaaaaaataaaaggagcaTTGGGAGTCTTACGGAACAAATAGTGGTCAAGGCTCAAGTTAGGCAAGTATTCATAGACAAGCAGCTTCTCGTGTTCTTCCAAACAACAACCGAGAAGTCTAACTAAGTTCCTATGTTGAAGTTTGGCAACTAGAAGTATCTCAGTTCTCATCTCCTCTGAACTTTGAGGGGAATTCCTTGAAAGCCTTTTCACAGCTATTTCACGCCCATCCAATAGTTTACCCTGTAGAACGGTACGAGTTATagacagaaacataaatagaTAATTCGATAATCTAGATGGAGCAAAGggtaattcaattttttttttttttttaaccttataAACAGTACCACCCCCTCCCTGACCAATCTTATTTGAATCAGAAAAGCCTCCAGTGGCAACTTTTAGAGTCTTCAAATCAAACAATAGCGAATCCACATCTCCTGTCTTGCCTGTCCCTACACATATAAGATGCAAAAACGCAAACAAGATCATTAATAGTGTAATTACCCAAAACATTTACTATATACAATTCAAATATTTGGAAAATGCCTTagattttcaatttcttgatgtcatttttcatttaaaaaaaaaaaaagtttattacGGTCAATGATACAATTGCCACCCATGGAGAGGATGTATTCTCATCATATTGATGTATTATTTTCGTCACCATCCCCAAATATGCCTATCTCATGCACAATTAAAAAACAGGGACAAAAAGGCAAAGACATATAACATaagttttataaataaaaaaattgatatttcatAAAAACATTTTCCATTGAAACAAGCAGAGTCTTAACAAGGGATACAAGAGTTCTATTTTTCAGATACAACATAGACAAGTTGTAGGTTAtttacctttttctttcctcaagtTCCTCCGTAGCCACCATACCCGAACAGCAATCACTAATGTTGTAACACTAACCACAGGAATGACCAGAGAACAAATAATTATTAAGGTTACCTTTCCTGCATCAAGGAAGAAAATTACCTCACCGAAATTGTTATTAGTGCCATGACCTCCGATTCATTCATTAGTTCCATAGGTTTTTCCCCAAAAGACCATAACcacaaaacaagagagagagagatctagagagagagagagagagagagagagagtaccatCTCCTTTTCCTCGTGTTGTATTGGTTGTAGTGGTGGCTCCACCATTAACCGGCGGGGGTGGGGATGATGCTGGTGGAGATGCCTGCGTTGGGGACGGAGGTGGAGGAGATAACCAGTTAAAAAAGAGATAAGAATCGTATCTTAAGAAGCAACTGTCAGTATACACATTCCCTCCCGATCGCCAATTACAACAGCTTGGGATGTCTGCAATTATGTTTTGCAGGCAGGAGTAACAGGTATTGTCCGACAAGTCGCTTGTGCACTGCAACATCCCATATACAAAATTAAAGTTATTCACAGAGATGTTCCGTCCAGTCGCGAACTTGGAAGGGCTACCAGCAGCCGCAAGCGACAAGTTTTCCATTAGATCTAGAACCCTTTCGTTAAACAGAGCCACATCTGTGGTCACGTTGTCCACTGGAAAGGTGTAGACTGTAAGGCCATTATTGCCGATTTGGCCGAAGAAATCCTTGTCTGAGTAGCGTAAGACACAACCCCAATAGCGTATCACTCCTTCCTTTCGCTGAGGACAAAGTTGAACGATCTCAGCGGTCGAATTATTCACACAGTTCCGGCACTCATCTTGGGTGGCGTCTCCTCTGCACTGAACCAGACCATATACACGGTCAGGGTCATCGCCGGCCACGGTGGTGTTGAAAAGGGTGGAGGGAGTATTAGCATATAGGGAAGAGAAGGTGTTATTGAGATTACTTTCGAATTGGCTGCCAGAAGTGTAATTTGCGGAGTCATAACAGGACCAGAGCGTTGGATCATCAGCTTTAGATATGGAGGGGATCTCAAACAATAAAGCAATAGTTGCAAACAACTGAAAGGTGCAAATGGCTTTTGATGGAAAAGGAAGCCTCATGGTACTATACAACTTACTAAGGCTACAAGAAGGCTACAAGGAggagacgaagaagaaaaagaacagtaGAAATACAGAATTGGGAGAGAACTGCCGGACGTGAAATTAGCAGAATCAATAGAACGACGGGGAGAACACGCTCCCTCCCAGAGATGACTCGGTCACTGTGACTGACTGCTGAGAGTCAAAAGATCTTTAAAGATACAAAAGACCGGTTGTTTTGTGATTAGTAGTTGGATGACGATGGATGACGTCCTTCCAAAAAACCGCGGCTATATACTTCTCTAGGTCGGGATCCTCACCAACTCCATCTCATCCCCTTCCTTAGTTAGTCAACTGTCCAATTACTGTTTAATTtaccatccaatggttgggaggaCTTGTACATACATCACAACACGTTGGGATACATCCTTAGGCCAGCCCTGCTCTTAGATGGCTAATTGAGCAGCACAATAATACAAGATGATCTTTTTCTCTCAACCTCTCACATGCTCGCAGCCCAACACTTAGTTTATGCAACCCCAGGTGGTTGCCATGTACCCTTAGTAGTGCATGTGAAAGGTTTGAGGGAGTTGGAGAAGATCGAAATCTTACTTCTATACACCAAGCGTCATGGTTTAGGTGCACAGTATCAGATTGGATTCGATAATCTCAAAAATTGATACAATATTGACAtggattggtattggattgtAAGTGTGTTAAACAGTTATATTTTGGTGTTATTATCTAAGAACtcttgaaccaaatcaaaccatttaacaTCGAAATCGAACAATTTAACAAACGGTTTCAAATATTGAATCTGAAACCATTTAGTACCCCCCTAGTTGAGAGAATATCATCTTTGAAAAGTAGTAAAGTTGAAGAATTCTCAAAAGGCCGGTGTAGTCAAGTCTAACACATTGTTGTATCCCTATGGACATTTTTGTTTCTAGCCACACAATAACCAACTCATAGGTCTCTCTTTAAGGGGTTTTTAGAACAAAATTTGAAAGCAAGAACCCCTTTCTTTATCTTAATTTGATGCCACTACTCTTCATGTTCAATtttgaagagggggaggggtgggAGATCCTATAGGAatctatttcaatttttcttttgctaggCTCGTAGCTAAAATGTGTATTTTCTTATGATTATGAGTTTTATTCGAATATGAAATTCAATTCTCAAAATACACAAACAATTGTTTTATACCAAAAAACTTTTTtaactttaaatttttttattgaaatgaatGTAAATTTTacattgaatttaaattttttattataataaatttCAATTCAATAGTTGTCTATtgtaaattaaattttttttattgaaatgtatttaaaacttaacattgaatgactcaAACTTACTAATTATATATTAATCAGTTTAACTGTTTACTTAAAAGGTTCACCATCGATTTAAACCGTTTAATTAAACAATcacaattttgaaacaaaaaagcaAAACATTTATTAACTTGTTTCACGATTTCGATGTAAACAACTCAGTTCAATTTTAGTAAATGATGTCGGTTTGGTGTTGACACCTTATCGGACAAAAGTACtctgattttcttttaaaagtacgtttttttttttttttttttggcttttttacCCCTAGTCCCTACTGTTGAACCTATATGATATTGGCAAGGTATTGGGATGGGGAATATGTAAAACCGGTATGGATAGGACGTTATCAAAAATCTAATACTGATACATAGAACCATGCCAAGTGTATCTTTTGTTCTCATAGCACTAGGGTCGCTCCCAGACAAGTGGGACCTACTATCTGGTTTGGCATCCTTTAAACACCTTACCCTTCCCATTTATTAGGTATAATTAGGCAATATCGCAGGATCATGCTAGGTTACATGGTCTCTGCTTGTGGGAGCTCACAGTATTCTTTTTCCCTATCATAAAATATGAGATACTAATTTCCCAATGTGTAATACCAGTAGCACAAATCTCCTTACCTAGAGTCCATATCGattagttaccaaaaaaaaaaagtgtccaTATCCATTAGTCCCTTGGCTATGTTCGGTTTACAAGAAATGAACAGAAAAGAGAAGTTTTTTTttgagagatagacataaatCATCATGATTTTTTTCACCATGATACAATAAATTGATTTATGTGTCGATCtattttctcaaattcatttatttatttatttatttattatttttaattcatttctTGACAAGCAAACATAACTATGGCCTCATTCTGCCATTTTTCGATTTTCCAAATGGATTGAATATATTTATTCTTTCAATGATGTGTTTGCACTTTTATTCATTTATGGGACATTTATGTATTATTTATGAGAAAAGATTCTCTTAGTGGTTGGACATGTTACACCGGTgtctatgtctctctctctcctccacagtCCTTGCTGCATGAAATAACCTCCCTGCTTTCCAATTTATATTTCGTCAAACTTCATTAGTGTATTCCTATGTGCCGCTTGCTCAAATAAGCCTCGTCCTTAATTTATTATTAGGTTTTGTAGAATGTCCATATTGCCtccttttgttgtttttgttggatGGAGATGGAAAGTCGAGACCGCATGTTCTTTGTGTGTAGCTTTACCTCCTAAATTTGGAGGCATATGAAAGTGCTTCTCACCTGCATAGGAGCAGTATTGTTCCGAAGGCTTTATGGGTGGCAAAGGAGTTTTATAGAGGCTATCTTTATGGCATCTTGGGTAAGCTAGCTTTCTTATCTTTGATGTCACATCCTTGAAATCATTTGCTAATAAGTTTGTCAAACATCGTCGCACAATGAACCCCTCCATGGGCAATTATGCTTGTGTTCTGGTGGAGGTGGAGCTTGGGGGGCATGAGGGTGGAGGAGATTCATGTTGAGAGGAGGCAATCGGGGAAGGAGACGCTCTTCTAATTTAAATAGCGCATTCAGTATGAAGATGATATTAGGAGATGcgtttttggtaaaaaaaaaaaaaaaaaaaaaaactggggTATGATATTGCCCaatgcaaagaaaagaagagaaaggagatgatGGAAGTTGGGATGATGGGAGGGGAGAGTCTAGACACTGCTAATCCTGCTCGACCAGTGGGATGTAGTGGAGGCAGTTCTGAAAACTCAGGAACTCCCAGGCATGACAAGAGTCCTAGTTTGGAAGGCGATTTGGCAAATCCTCCTTTTAAGGATCTTCCTTATCAAGAGGATATTTTCCAACAATGAGAGATTTACATAATAATTTAAATTCCCTTGTGGACAACTCGCCCAAAGGGAATTTGGAGATTATTCTCCCTTCAATTCCTCCCCATGttggtgttggtgtatgatgtcttgtattccgtcgcagtttaatccagagagtaCTGGTACAGCACCTAGACAACCAGGAcggtggtcccgctagccggttagcgggccgtgggggttgcaaggggggcaggaggcccccctgcatagcagggggtgtaggggggcgcagtcCCCcgttcgaattttttatttgagggcaattgtagtttaatccggattaaggtggcaattgtagtttaatccggattagggtggcaattgtagtttaatccggattagggttttttcgctatatatttgtagcgatagtttctttctctgtaatgcaagcaatactgagaggtgtgaggacgagcgttgtaaccctattctccattgatagtgaagcaggatctcatctcattgaggacgtaggcaaccttgccgaacctcgtaaaatccgtgtgcattgtttgttttgtttttccattatcttctgcatcgttttagggttgcgtttctacagttgGTAATACCCAGGATCCAGTAATGGTGGATAACTCGCTTGGTGAAAGTGGGCACGGATCGAACCCAGTGGACTCAAAATGCTATTTCTTTGAGAAGGACCATCAGGGCGATATGGATGATAATGAGGATTATCAAAATAgcgatgaggatgagaatgcgGGGGACGGAGGAAGCTCAGATGACTCTCACCTTGCACCCTCACAGAAACAAAACGATGTACACTAGCAGTCATAGAGGTCGTGGTCTGGCTAGAGGTATCAAAAGCGGGAGAGGGATGGAATGGGGAGGAACAGAGCATGTTGTTTCGGGCTTATCCCCATCTCAGATTTTGGGAGGCAGAGTGATAATCCAACACCAAGATGCGGCAGCCCTTGACACAATTATTTGTCGTGCAGGGTGAGGTCAGAAGGAAGGGGAAACAAGTCACAGCGACGGGCAGACCTGCAAGTCTAATCATCAGGATGCTCTGAAGAAGTGATTTTATGAAGATTCTCTTCTGGAATATTAAAGGAATCAAGAAGAAGGTTGGTAGACGTGCCTTAAGTGAGTTAGTGAAGAAGAAGGATCCAGACCTTCTTTACATTGCAGAGCCTATGGTAGATGTGAGTTCATTCCCAAAGTTATTTTTTCataaattggatttttattaCGATTTTATTCATGATAATAGAGTTGATAGGATCTctaatctttggattttgtGGAAAAGAAATTTGGCATCCCTTGCGGTTGTCTCAGAGTCCGAGCAACACATTACAATCTCAATGGTTCGGGCTATAAGTTGGTTTCAAGTCTCCTTTGTGCATGCGAGCAGCTTCAGAGCTGAAAGGAGTTCCTTATGGCCGAATTTGACGGTTGATTCTCCCCAATCTCTTACCTCTTGGGCTATAATAGGAGATTTTAATGCAACGCTCCAATCTCATGAAAAACGTGGTCCAGGGAATCTTCGCTTCAGCTTTGCTGTGGAATATAGTGAGATGATTGATGCGTGCTTCATGACTCATGTGCTGTCTGTTGGTAGGAAATTTACCTGGTCAAACAACCGTCGCAGAGGCAATGTGTGTGCGGTCCTTAACAGGAGTTTTTGTAATGAGGAGTGGCTAGGTTTTTTCAAGACTACTCTCAATAGGTTCTTCAGTGTATAGCTTCTGACCACGCCCCGTTGTTGATGACTTCTAATGTTAGCCAGTGACCAAGCAACTGTCCTTTCAGATTTCACAAATTCTGGATGGACCATGATGATTTTGACAGGGTGGTGAAATCTTCATGGGCTGAATGTGTAGAGCCCTACTCTTTAAACTGGTTTATTGATCGATTGGTTCGGTTTAGTCTTACAGGGTCTAAACAGAATGGGTTGATGCCGGTGCCCTATGGTACATGGcagcaagggtgacatcaaatttCAGGTGGCGGGATAAGATTGAGCTAGTACCCGAAGTGATTTGCATGCCTAAACCGTgtccttgcacatatcacaaggccatgtataaATAGGAAAGGTACataatcatatttgaatgataagaacttagtccacaacaTGAGGTGAGGCCGAGATACGCGTGGGATTACACTTTCCCTAAGAATATAGCAAGGTTAGCCTTGTTTTGGCTAACTGGTGGGTGCCATTGGTAGGTGTGAGACCCACCAGTTTGGCCCACCTGTTAGGGTAATGTGGGCCTCAGTAAGCCTAGCTTGGGTGAGCACATGTATTTTGGATTCCTCATttaatgaggtcttgtatgcccgATGATGTCGGCTACTTCGCCTAGAAAtgtgatttaatgtgttttgatccataaatgagaaaagccaaa is a genomic window of Macadamia integrifolia cultivar HAES 741 chromosome 13, SCU_Mint_v3, whole genome shotgun sequence containing:
- the LOC122059932 gene encoding cysteine-rich receptor-like protein kinase 10 isoform X1, whose amino-acid sequence is MRLPFPSKAICTFQLFATIALLFEIPSISKADDPTLWSCYDSANYTSGSQFESNLNNTFSSLYANTPSTLFNTTVAGDDPDRVYGLVQCRGDATQDECRNCVNNSTAEIVQLCPQRKEGVIRYWGCVLRYSDKDFFGQIGNNGLTVYTFPVDNVTTDVALFNERVLDLMENLSLAAAGSPSKFATGRNISVNNFNFVYGMLQCTSDLSDNTCYSCLQNIIADIPSCCNWRSGGNVYTDSCFLRYDSYLFFNWLSPPPPSPTQASPPASSPPPPVNGGATTTTNTTRGKGDGKVTLIIICSLVIPVVSVTTLVIAVRVWWLRRNLRKEKGTGKTGDVDSLLFDLKTLKVATGGFSDSNKIGQGGGGTVYKGKLLDGREIAVKRLSRNSPQSSEEMRTEILLVAKLQHRNLVRLLGCCLEEHEKLLVYEYLPNLSLDHYLFHHVKRLLLDWERRHKIIEGIARGLLYLHQDSQLRIIHRDLKASNVLLDEEMNPKISDFGLARLFQGDQTHDQTKQIAGTYGYMPPEYAVHGQFSTKSDVYSFGVLVLEIVTGKRNSTFCKSSNHSTNLLSFVWHHWANGTASELLDRTVRQPFPWHEAVRCIHIGLLCVQEDPSDRPAMSTVVLMLTSHSISLSVPSRPAFFIWNTTEPDKLPRNSDAGDLGQSNSYESEPGRSSPKSQAVDSKNDVTLSELDPR
- the LOC122059932 gene encoding cysteine-rich receptor-like protein kinase 25 isoform X2, whose amino-acid sequence is MRLPFPSKAICTFQLFATIALLFEIPSISKADDPTLWSCYDSANYTSGSQFESNLNNTFSSLYANTPSTLFNTTVAGDDPDRVYGLVQCRGDATQDECRNCVNNSTAEIVQLCPQRKEGVIRYWGCVLRYSDKDFFGQIGNNGLTVYTFPVDNVTTDVALFNERVLDLMENLSLAAAGSPSKFATGRNISVNNFNFVYGMLQCTSDLSDNTCYSCLQNIIADIPSCCNWRSGGNVYTDSCFLRYDSYLFFNWLSPPPPSPTQASPPASSPPPPVNGGATTTTNTTRGKGDGKVTLIIICSLVIPVVSVTTLVIAVRVWWLRRNLRKEKGTGKTGDVDSLLFDLKTLKVATGGFSDSNKIGQGGGGTVYKGKLLDGREIAVKRLSRNSPQSSEEMRTEILLVAKLQHRNLVRLLGCCLEEHEKLLVYEYLPNLSLDHYLFHHVKRLLLDWERRHKIIEGIARGLLYLHQDSQLRIIHRDLKASNVLLDEEMNPKISDFGLARLFQGDQTHDQTKQIAGTYGYMPPEYAVHGQFSTKSDVYSFGVLVLEIVTGMASLGQWNSI